From the Thermococcus guaymasensis DSM 11113 genome, one window contains:
- the surR gene encoding sulfur metabolism transcriptional regulator SurR, whose amino-acid sequence MTEPDIFYILGNRVRRDLLSHLTCTECYFSLLSSKVSVSSTAVAKHLKIMEREGIIKSYEQEGPFIGPARKYYDINIAKTYVVTITPNIFWYRGLDLKDESTVPIELPKKPQSLEEMVLTFRDLTGRLEKILQELQAVEAQRDKLMAMIKDTYLKEIGDMTQLAILHYVLLNGSATVDELSDRLNLKEREVLQKATEVDKFIPLKIKGEVLTIDDERLKQKLGGESDAGED is encoded by the coding sequence ATGACTGAACCAGACATCTTTTACATCCTAGGGAACAGGGTGAGGCGCGACCTGCTCAGCCACCTCACCTGCACCGAGTGCTACTTCAGCCTTCTGAGCAGTAAAGTTAGCGTTTCCTCAACGGCTGTTGCGAAGCACCTTAAAATAATGGAACGCGAGGGCATCATAAAGTCCTATGAGCAGGAAGGGCCTTTTATCGGGCCTGCGAGGAAGTACTACGACATAAACATCGCTAAAACGTACGTCGTCACGATAACTCCAAACATCTTCTGGTACCGCGGGCTTGACCTTAAGGATGAGTCAACAGTGCCGATAGAGCTTCCAAAAAAACCCCAGAGCCTTGAAGAAATGGTTTTAACATTCAGAGACCTTACTGGAAGACTTGAGAAGATACTCCAAGAGCTCCAGGCAGTAGAGGCTCAGAGGGACAAGCTTATGGCAATGATCAAAGACACTTACCTCAAGGAAATTGGTGACATGACGCAGCTGGCGATCCTCCATTACGTCCTCCTCAATGGCTCGGCTACGGTTGACGAGCTCAGCGACAGACTTAACCTCAAGGAGAGGGAAGTCCTCCAAAAGGCGACCGAAGTGGATAAGTTCATTCCGTTAAAAATAAAAGGAGAGGTCCTAACAATAGACGACGAAAGGCTCAAACAAAAGCTTGGCGGTGAAAGCGATGCCGGAGAAGATTAA
- a CDS encoding DUF362 domain-containing protein encodes MPEKIKIVVNEDRCYLCGGCAGVCPTLAIEVHSSGWEFLQDKCISCRICINACPVGALSAEPLEVSK; translated from the coding sequence ATGCCGGAGAAGATTAAAATAGTCGTTAACGAAGACCGGTGCTACCTCTGCGGGGGTTGCGCCGGCGTGTGCCCCACCCTTGCAATTGAAGTTCACTCAAGCGGCTGGGAGTTCCTCCAGGACAAGTGCATAAGCTGCAGGATATGCATAAACGCCTGTCCGGTTGGGGCCCTCAGTGCCGAACCCCTGGAGGTGAGCAAATGA
- a CDS encoding geranylgeranyl reductase family protein gives MKYDVVVVGAGIAGPIVARNVARAGFSVLLIDKKAAIGTPKQCAEGISIKVFEKYDIPYDKRFINREIYGAKLYSPSGYELEMRYKEVSGVILERKVFDKMLAYYAAKAGADVLARTEATDVIRKEGKIAGIKARHEGEPVEIYADVIVAADGVESTIARKAGINTYAPPHEFDSAYEYEMLIEGFDPDMIHLWFGNEIAPRGYVWVFPKDEDRANVGIGINSDNPQTAKYYLDKWLKENKIPAKKLLEINVGLVPVGGFVKELAKDNVVVVGDAARQVNPMHGGGMAEAMNAGTIASKWIVKALEEENISLLQNYTKEWWETDGKRLERVLKVRHVTEKLTDEDLDIFIQVLSGADTEKIAGGDYGEVIKALLKHPKVILSPRRTMLLTELLWP, from the coding sequence ATGAAATACGATGTAGTCGTTGTCGGTGCCGGAATCGCCGGCCCGATAGTGGCGAGGAACGTCGCCAGAGCTGGGTTTTCTGTCCTTCTCATCGACAAGAAGGCGGCAATAGGCACTCCGAAGCAGTGCGCCGAGGGCATAAGCATCAAGGTCTTTGAAAAGTATGACATCCCCTATGATAAGAGATTTATCAACCGCGAGATTTATGGTGCCAAGCTTTACTCTCCGAGCGGCTACGAGCTTGAAATGCGGTACAAGGAAGTTAGCGGCGTCATCCTCGAAAGGAAGGTCTTTGACAAGATGCTTGCATACTACGCGGCCAAGGCCGGTGCGGACGTTCTCGCGAGGACTGAGGCGACCGACGTCATAAGGAAGGAGGGAAAAATAGCCGGAATCAAGGCCAGGCACGAGGGCGAGCCCGTTGAGATTTACGCCGACGTCATAGTCGCCGCAGATGGAGTCGAGAGCACGATCGCAAGGAAGGCGGGGATAAACACCTACGCCCCTCCCCACGAGTTTGATTCAGCCTACGAGTACGAGATGCTCATCGAGGGATTTGACCCGGACATGATACACCTCTGGTTCGGCAACGAAATAGCACCGAGGGGTTACGTCTGGGTCTTCCCGAAGGATGAGGATAGGGCCAACGTCGGCATAGGCATCAACTCCGACAATCCGCAGACGGCCAAGTACTACCTCGACAAGTGGCTGAAGGAGAACAAGATACCCGCCAAGAAGCTCCTTGAGATAAACGTCGGCCTCGTCCCGGTCGGCGGCTTCGTCAAGGAGCTCGCCAAGGACAACGTGGTCGTTGTGGGCGACGCGGCCAGGCAGGTAAACCCGATGCACGGTGGTGGAATGGCAGAGGCAATGAATGCTGGAACCATAGCGAGCAAGTGGATCGTCAAGGCCCTCGAAGAGGAGAACATCTCCCTCCTCCAGAACTATACCAAGGAGTGGTGGGAGACCGACGGAAAGAGGCTTGAGAGAGTCCTGAAAGTCAGGCATGTCACCGAGAAGCTCACCGACGAAGACCTCGACATCTTCATCCAGGTGCTTAGCGGTGCCGATACCGAGAAGATAGCCGGTGGTGACTACGGAGAGGTCATAAAGGCCCTCCTCAAGCACCCGAAGGTCATCCTCAGCCCGAGAAGGACAATGCTCCTCACGGAGCTCCTCTGGCCCTGA
- the topA gene encoding DNA topoisomerase I: protein MVTLVIAEKPNVARKIAYALAERKPVRKTIGKVSYYEFTRDGKKIIVAPAVGHLFSLAPKTKTYGYPVFDIEWVPVYVAEKGKSYAKDYIKALASLAKRADEFVVACDYDTEGEVIGYTALKYACGVDPSKAKRMKFSALTKKDLLKAWYNLEPTINFGMADAGIARHVLDWYWGVNLSRALTSAIKRASGKWMVLSTGRVQGPTLKFLVEREKEIQNFKPKPYWVIKMVLEKNNSQYTAVYEKDKIWDEEEAKRIVSEAKKGPAFVEKVEVKQQKRNPPVPFDLGTLQREAYSAFGYSPKKTLELAQRLYERGLSSYPRTSSQKLPKNLNFRSILQNLAKLPEYKPFAHELLGKGNLKPVEGKKEDPAHPAIYPTGELPKPGELTKDEANLYDLIVRRFLALFMEPAVREIMKVIINSNGHRFILSGARTLKEGWLKVYSKYVKFDEVILPPFKEGEQVKVLQIKREKKKTKPPARYSPAAVIKKMEDLGIGTKATRAQILETLYQRGYIEGKKKIKVTPLGMRVVEALEKNVPDIVSVELTRAFEEKMEEIMTGKAKRDEVIEESKEQLVKILKVFKEKELDIGRMLLETTGTGVTTSKTVAKKAGALKESAEGEEKAVEKAPDKEERRKPLVVGKCPKCGGDLIIRYNRKTGKRFVGCSNWPKCNVTYPILQRGEVIPTGKTCCNGAPVVKIREKGREYEICLDMNCKGWKR from the coding sequence ATGGTCACGCTCGTCATCGCTGAGAAGCCCAACGTCGCGAGAAAGATTGCCTACGCATTGGCCGAGCGGAAACCTGTAAGGAAGACAATAGGAAAGGTTAGCTACTACGAGTTCACCCGCGACGGAAAGAAGATAATAGTCGCCCCCGCCGTCGGCCACCTCTTCTCGCTCGCTCCGAAAACTAAAACTTACGGTTATCCTGTCTTTGATATTGAATGGGTGCCCGTCTATGTCGCCGAGAAGGGAAAGAGCTATGCAAAGGACTACATAAAGGCTTTGGCAAGCCTCGCCAAGCGCGCCGACGAGTTCGTCGTTGCCTGTGACTACGACACGGAAGGTGAGGTCATAGGCTACACCGCCCTAAAATACGCCTGCGGAGTTGATCCCTCGAAGGCCAAGCGCATGAAGTTCTCTGCTTTAACGAAAAAAGACCTTCTCAAAGCGTGGTACAACCTTGAACCGACGATAAACTTCGGCATGGCCGACGCGGGAATAGCGCGCCACGTCCTCGACTGGTACTGGGGAGTGAACCTCTCGAGGGCCTTAACATCGGCAATAAAGCGCGCCAGCGGGAAGTGGATGGTTCTCTCGACTGGTAGGGTTCAGGGGCCGACTCTCAAGTTCCTCGTCGAGCGGGAAAAGGAAATCCAGAACTTCAAGCCGAAACCCTACTGGGTCATCAAGATGGTTCTTGAGAAAAACAACAGCCAGTACACGGCAGTCTATGAGAAGGACAAGATATGGGACGAGGAAGAAGCGAAGAGAATAGTCAGCGAAGCAAAGAAGGGACCGGCCTTCGTGGAGAAGGTTGAGGTGAAACAGCAGAAGAGGAACCCTCCAGTGCCCTTCGACCTTGGAACGCTCCAGAGGGAAGCATATTCAGCCTTCGGCTATTCCCCGAAGAAGACTTTAGAGCTCGCACAGCGCTTGTATGAACGGGGGCTCTCGAGCTATCCGAGGACAAGCTCACAGAAGCTCCCCAAGAACCTCAACTTCCGCTCCATACTTCAGAACCTCGCGAAGCTCCCGGAGTACAAGCCCTTCGCCCACGAGCTCTTAGGCAAAGGCAACCTCAAGCCCGTGGAGGGCAAGAAGGAAGACCCCGCACATCCTGCAATCTATCCAACGGGTGAGCTTCCCAAGCCGGGTGAGCTCACGAAGGACGAGGCCAACCTCTACGACCTCATAGTGAGGCGCTTTCTGGCGCTCTTCATGGAGCCCGCCGTCAGGGAGATAATGAAGGTCATAATAAACTCCAACGGCCACCGCTTCATCCTGAGCGGGGCAAGAACCCTTAAAGAGGGCTGGCTCAAGGTCTACAGCAAGTACGTCAAGTTCGATGAGGTAATCCTTCCTCCGTTTAAGGAGGGCGAGCAGGTTAAGGTGCTCCAGATCAAGCGCGAGAAGAAGAAAACCAAGCCTCCCGCTCGCTATTCCCCCGCCGCTGTGATAAAGAAGATGGAAGACCTCGGCATAGGAACGAAGGCAACGCGCGCCCAAATCCTTGAGACGCTCTACCAGAGGGGTTACATCGAGGGCAAGAAGAAGATAAAGGTCACTCCCCTCGGCATGCGCGTCGTGGAGGCCCTGGAAAAGAACGTCCCCGATATAGTGAGCGTCGAGCTGACGAGGGCATTCGAGGAGAAGATGGAGGAGATAATGACCGGGAAGGCGAAGAGGGACGAGGTGATCGAGGAGAGCAAGGAGCAGCTGGTTAAAATCCTCAAGGTCTTCAAGGAGAAGGAGCTCGACATCGGGAGGATGCTTCTTGAGACCACCGGAACGGGGGTTACTACATCAAAAACAGTCGCCAAAAAGGCCGGTGCGCTAAAGGAGTCAGCTGAAGGGGAAGAGAAGGCAGTTGAGAAAGCCCCAGATAAAGAGGAGCGAAGGAAGCCCCTCGTGGTAGGGAAGTGCCCCAAGTGCGGCGGTGACCTGATCATCCGCTACAACAGGAAGACGGGCAAGCGCTTCGTTGGGTGTTCCAACTGGCCGAAGTGCAACGTCACTTACCCGATACTCCAGCGCGGGGAGGTCATTCCGACCGGAAAGACCTGTTGCAATGGCGCTCCAGTCGTGAAGATTCGCGAGAAGGGAAGGGAATACGAGATTTGCCTCGACATGAACTGCAAGGGGTGGAAGCGATAA
- a CDS encoding CGP-CTERM sorting domain-containing protein, with product MKKVAIFLAAVVLLSVFGVVTSPAVSAAESEKVVIAIDLAHGENAKGLTDVTYKNQTLTEGMLKVLTDYTFVYFGDPKYESDLGIKRLGDKITYDALKNNNVTILILGQPTSPLPPEEIEAIKQWLQDGGKVLWIAGDSDYGNGAKTQQFINSLLDQLEITNLRLELASVEDPVSNAGAPYRVVAIADPWKDTPKRDILVKDFKYGGKVLEHGPGLVAWVDGKDGSGDWHKLTSDSKPEKTYVLVHSSSDSVIKENNDPPANAYQAGEQGEFPIVAAQIVKVNDKNDVIIVSGESPVGGYEPMWASQYYDVKLDGPAVVSNILEWSVEMTTATEEGGGGICGPAALIGLAIIPLLLRRRK from the coding sequence ATGAAGAAGGTCGCAATATTCCTGGCAGCGGTTGTTTTATTGTCTGTTTTTGGGGTGGTTACCAGCCCCGCGGTTAGCGCCGCCGAAAGCGAAAAGGTTGTTATAGCTATAGACCTTGCCCACGGCGAAAACGCCAAGGGCCTCACAGACGTTACATACAAGAACCAGACACTGACTGAAGGAATGCTCAAGGTTCTGACGGACTATACGTTCGTCTACTTCGGTGACCCCAAGTATGAAAGTGACCTCGGAATCAAGAGGCTTGGAGACAAAATCACTTACGATGCGCTCAAGAACAACAACGTGACGATTCTCATCCTCGGCCAGCCGACCAGCCCGCTTCCACCCGAGGAAATCGAGGCCATAAAGCAGTGGCTCCAGGACGGTGGAAAGGTTCTCTGGATTGCTGGCGATTCTGACTACGGAAACGGTGCCAAGACCCAGCAGTTCATCAACAGCCTTCTTGACCAGCTCGAGATTACCAACCTTCGCCTTGAGCTCGCCTCAGTTGAAGACCCGGTCAGCAACGCCGGAGCCCCGTACCGTGTCGTCGCCATCGCCGACCCGTGGAAGGACACCCCTAAGAGGGACATCCTCGTCAAAGACTTCAAGTACGGTGGTAAGGTTCTGGAACACGGTCCGGGCCTCGTGGCCTGGGTTGACGGCAAGGACGGAAGCGGTGACTGGCACAAGCTCACTTCGGACAGCAAGCCTGAGAAGACCTATGTGCTTGTTCACTCCAGCTCCGACTCAGTGATCAAGGAGAACAACGACCCGCCCGCAAACGCTTACCAGGCCGGTGAGCAGGGTGAGTTCCCGATCGTCGCTGCTCAGATCGTCAAGGTCAACGACAAGAACGACGTCATCATAGTTAGCGGTGAGAGCCCAGTTGGAGGCTACGAGCCAATGTGGGCCAGCCAGTATTATGATGTCAAGCTCGACGGCCCGGCCGTCGTTTCCAACATCCTCGAGTGGAGCGTTGAGATGACTACTGCTACCGAAGAGGGCGGTGGTGGAATCTGCGGTCCAGCAGCCCTGATAGGCCTCGCAATAATCCCACTCCTCCTCAGGAGGAGGAAGTGA
- a CDS encoding ABC transporter substrate-binding protein, with amino-acid sequence MRRVFGIFLLLVLALSVVASGCISGGGSSGITLVIITRHDATIQYKTKQLFLQSDIAKQYHITDLKFIGISESLWPSYVEKGADVGWGGGPTLFDDLYKMGYLAPITDEKILGLIGKQIPRELAGMSMVRENGSNVYWIAAALSSFGFTVNKEILERQSLPFPRKWEDIATPDWARDPPMYGIADPTRSTSNTRIYQIILQTFGWDEGWRIMTLIAANSKVYEASDAVRDAVINGEIAAGNTIDFYGYTAMKQNPNCEYVIPAGESIINGDPIALLKNAQHPEAAQAFIYWVLTEGQAVWMSHDINRLPINAEIFNKTITEEEAKVIFNGEYAGKTFAEVRPALLKAYQISVASKGIPFDDNKALKTVNSLQYYFKATLVDVNGPLHQTWMALVKAYKNGKITEEQFEKLKDELTDPIQFKDPETGETVTFTEDYAAKINDRIATDAGFQSQLIQEWRNAAQAKYQKVLDELNKIAG; translated from the coding sequence ATGAGGCGCGTGTTTGGAATTTTCCTGCTACTCGTTTTGGCCCTTAGCGTTGTGGCCAGCGGCTGTATCAGCGGCGGTGGTAGCAGTGGAATTACGCTCGTTATCATTACAAGGCACGATGCCACCATTCAGTACAAGACCAAACAACTCTTCCTTCAGAGCGACATAGCAAAGCAGTACCACATCACTGACCTCAAGTTCATAGGCATTTCCGAGTCCCTCTGGCCGAGCTACGTTGAGAAGGGTGCTGACGTTGGCTGGGGTGGAGGTCCAACCCTTTTCGATGACCTGTACAAAATGGGCTACCTTGCCCCGATAACCGACGAGAAGATACTTGGTCTCATCGGCAAGCAGATTCCCAGAGAGCTTGCTGGAATGTCCATGGTTAGGGAAAACGGCAGCAATGTCTACTGGATAGCCGCCGCGCTCTCGTCTTTCGGTTTCACGGTCAACAAGGAAATCCTTGAGAGACAGAGCCTCCCGTTCCCCAGGAAGTGGGAGGACATAGCAACCCCAGACTGGGCCCGTGACCCGCCGATGTACGGCATCGCCGATCCGACTAGGAGCACCTCCAACACGAGGATTTACCAGATCATCCTCCAGACCTTCGGCTGGGATGAAGGATGGAGGATTATGACCCTCATAGCGGCCAACTCCAAGGTCTATGAGGCGAGTGACGCTGTCAGGGATGCAGTCATCAACGGTGAGATTGCCGCTGGAAACACCATCGACTTCTACGGCTACACTGCCATGAAACAGAACCCGAACTGTGAGTACGTTATCCCCGCCGGAGAGAGTATCATCAACGGCGACCCGATCGCCCTCCTCAAGAACGCCCAGCACCCGGAGGCTGCACAGGCCTTCATCTACTGGGTTCTTACCGAAGGGCAGGCGGTATGGATGAGCCACGACATAAACAGGCTCCCGATCAACGCCGAGATATTCAACAAGACCATCACCGAGGAGGAGGCCAAGGTTATCTTCAACGGCGAGTACGCCGGCAAGACCTTCGCCGAGGTCCGTCCGGCCCTCCTCAAAGCCTACCAGATCTCCGTCGCAAGCAAAGGAATCCCGTTCGACGATAACAAGGCCCTTAAGACCGTTAACTCCCTCCAGTACTACTTCAAGGCCACCCTCGTTGATGTCAACGGCCCGCTCCACCAGACCTGGATGGCACTCGTCAAGGCCTACAAGAACGGCAAGATAACGGAGGAGCAGTTCGAAAAGCTCAAGGACGAGCTCACTGACCCAATCCAGTTCAAGGATCCCGAGACCGGAGAGACAGTCACCTTCACCGAGGACTACGCGGCAAAGATAAACGACAGGATCGCCACCGACGCGGGCTTCCAGAGCCAGCTCATTCAGGAGTGGAGGAACGCCGCCCAGGCCAAATACCAGAAGGTTCTTGATGAGCTCAATAAGATAGCTGGCTGA
- a CDS encoding ABC transporter permease, translated as MKVSKWSERFFGTPLPDPVVILSFLFPLLYLVGFLVIPVLVMLGTAFKYNGHFSLYWFKSIFESNYYFNPHPGDYLVKTIEYGGKEVYHFYGWDFGVVLNSIIVSITVMILTTLLGTFFAFIMARYEFPGKNIMRVLLFIPLLVTPFVNVVVVKKMFLPDGIINWIFYEHLHLFPKPIWIDGLVGVIIAQTITYYPIVYLNAYASFINIDPSLEEQAENLGSKGFHLFRTVTLPLAMPGIMAGAILVGIFSLEDLAAPIVFQGSAIAKKLMSYQIYSSFVSGFAIGNPQMAALALIMLTIALIMFFAVRWYVGLRQYAMLSKGGRWNPRVAKPKWWQALIIAFVAVPLLLITIFPQIGVILLAFSETWYGTWPSGFTLDNMKAIVTQPDIERVIINSVMYSTVAIIIIILLSLTASYASSRFKKAKLAPILDSLATIPIAVPGIVIAMSYFFFFSTVPPFKGTIFDPTNLLYFFPGAALILAYSIRRLPFAARSISAGLQQVHVSLEEAAMNLGAGRWRALTSVLLPLISLNLLGGAMLSFVYCMSETSVGITLGSINSTWYPITAKMRELIIGAVGSANLAAALGVFLMLVQIAAIVIANIITKQRYSFIGLT; from the coding sequence ATGAAGGTCAGCAAGTGGAGTGAAAGGTTTTTCGGAACGCCTTTGCCGGATCCAGTTGTTATACTGTCATTCCTGTTCCCGCTGCTCTACCTGGTGGGATTCCTGGTAATTCCAGTCTTGGTAATGCTCGGAACGGCCTTCAAGTACAACGGACATTTCTCCCTCTACTGGTTCAAGAGCATCTTTGAGTCAAACTACTACTTCAACCCCCATCCCGGGGACTACCTAGTGAAGACCATCGAGTACGGCGGCAAAGAGGTCTACCACTTCTACGGCTGGGACTTCGGAGTTGTCCTCAACTCAATCATAGTCTCAATAACCGTCATGATTCTGACAACGCTCCTCGGAACGTTCTTCGCGTTCATAATGGCCCGCTACGAGTTTCCGGGCAAGAACATAATGCGCGTTCTCCTCTTCATCCCGCTCCTCGTCACCCCGTTCGTCAACGTCGTCGTTGTCAAAAAGATGTTCCTCCCCGACGGAATCATCAACTGGATCTTCTACGAGCACCTCCACCTCTTCCCGAAGCCGATATGGATTGACGGTCTCGTTGGTGTCATAATCGCCCAGACCATAACCTACTACCCGATAGTCTACCTCAACGCCTACGCGAGCTTCATCAACATAGACCCCAGCCTCGAAGAGCAGGCCGAGAACCTCGGTAGCAAGGGCTTCCACCTCTTCAGGACGGTAACCCTCCCGCTCGCAATGCCCGGAATAATGGCGGGTGCAATCCTCGTCGGAATATTCAGCCTTGAAGACCTTGCTGCCCCGATTGTCTTCCAAGGAAGCGCCATAGCCAAAAAGCTCATGTCCTACCAGATTTACAGCTCCTTCGTCTCTGGCTTCGCCATCGGCAACCCGCAGATGGCGGCTTTGGCCCTGATAATGCTCACCATAGCCCTCATAATGTTCTTCGCCGTTAGGTGGTACGTTGGGCTGAGGCAGTACGCGATGCTCAGCAAGGGCGGCAGGTGGAATCCGAGGGTCGCCAAGCCCAAGTGGTGGCAGGCACTCATCATCGCGTTCGTCGCCGTCCCGCTCCTGCTTATAACCATCTTCCCGCAGATCGGTGTCATCCTCCTCGCTTTCTCAGAGACTTGGTACGGTACATGGCCGAGCGGCTTCACCCTCGATAACATGAAGGCCATAGTTACCCAGCCGGACATAGAGCGCGTCATTATCAACAGCGTGATGTACTCGACAGTTGCAATAATCATTATCATCCTCCTCTCCCTGACGGCTTCTTACGCCTCAAGCAGGTTCAAGAAGGCCAAGCTCGCCCCGATACTCGACAGCCTCGCCACCATACCGATAGCCGTGCCTGGAATCGTCATAGCGATGAGCTATTTCTTCTTCTTCTCGACGGTTCCTCCGTTCAAGGGCACAATCTTTGACCCAACGAACCTGCTGTACTTCTTCCCGGGAGCGGCTCTGATACTGGCGTACTCCATCAGGCGCCTGCCCTTTGCGGCGCGCTCTATTTCAGCCGGCCTCCAGCAGGTCCACGTCTCGCTTGAAGAGGCCGCGATGAACCTCGGAGCCGGCAGGTGGAGGGCCCTAACAAGCGTGCTTCTGCCCCTGATTTCCCTCAACCTGCTCGGTGGAGCAATGCTGAGCTTCGTCTACTGTATGAGCGAGACCAGCGTCGGTATTACCCTCGGTTCTATCAACTCAACGTGGTACCCGATAACGGCCAAGATGAGGGAGCTCATCATAGGCGCCGTTGGAAGTGCCAACCTTGCAGCTGCACTCGGCGTCTTCCTCATGCTTGTGCAGATAGCGGCGATTGTTATAGCCAACATCATAACCAAGCAGAGGTACTCCTTCATCGGTCTTACCTGA
- a CDS encoding ABC transporter ATP-binding protein yields MVDVKLENIVKTFDGTTALKGISLHIKHKELFTLLGPSGCGKSTTLRIIAGLDYPDSGHVYFGDEEVTYLPSYQRGAVLVFQNYALWPHMTVFDNVAYGLKIRKVPKEEIKKRVEWALELVKLKGFENRYPTQLSGGQQQRVAIARALVVEPKVLLLDEPLSNLDAKLRLEMRSEIRRIQRELGITVIYVTHDQEEAMAISDRIAVMNVGTVEQVGTPRDIYERPKTEFVASFMGKTNVIPAKVVERDGDRVTVEFESFRLDGLHYTEKSDNVVLVIRPERIKFRPGENTVSLQGTVDLIEYYGFFTEVVGLFGETRIIARAISDKEVANLRPTQPVTFYIDRDDIIVLPKQNL; encoded by the coding sequence ATGGTTGACGTTAAGCTTGAAAACATCGTGAAAACCTTCGATGGAACAACCGCCCTAAAGGGGATAAGCCTTCACATAAAGCACAAGGAGCTCTTTACCCTCCTCGGCCCGAGCGGGTGTGGAAAGTCCACGACGCTGAGAATCATAGCTGGCCTCGACTATCCCGACAGCGGACACGTCTACTTCGGCGACGAGGAGGTCACCTACCTTCCCTCCTACCAGCGCGGAGCGGTGCTCGTCTTCCAGAACTACGCCCTCTGGCCTCACATGACCGTCTTCGACAACGTCGCCTACGGCCTCAAGATAAGGAAAGTGCCCAAGGAGGAAATCAAGAAGAGGGTCGAGTGGGCGCTTGAGCTCGTCAAGCTCAAGGGCTTCGAGAACCGCTACCCGACCCAGCTCTCAGGCGGCCAGCAGCAGCGTGTCGCAATAGCGAGAGCCCTCGTCGTCGAGCCAAAGGTTCTGCTCCTCGACGAGCCGCTCAGCAACCTCGACGCAAAGCTCAGGCTTGAGATGCGTTCGGAAATCAGGAGGATCCAGCGTGAGCTAGGGATAACCGTTATCTACGTTACCCACGACCAGGAAGAGGCAATGGCAATAAGCGACAGGATTGCCGTCATGAACGTCGGAACCGTCGAGCAGGTCGGAACCCCGAGGGACATCTACGAGAGGCCCAAAACGGAGTTCGTTGCCAGCTTCATGGGCAAGACCAACGTCATTCCGGCCAAAGTCGTCGAGAGGGACGGCGACCGCGTTACCGTCGAGTTCGAGAGCTTCCGTCTAGATGGGCTCCACTACACTGAGAAGAGCGACAACGTCGTCCTCGTCATAAGGCCGGAGCGCATAAAGTTCAGACCGGGAGAGAACACCGTCTCACTCCAGGGAACTGTCGACCTTATCGAGTACTACGGCTTCTTCACCGAGGTCGTCGGCCTCTTCGGCGAGACCAGGATTATAGCGAGGGCCATAAGCGACAAGGAGGTAGCCAACCTCAGGCCCACCCAGCCGGTTACATTCTACATAGACAGGGACGACATAATCGTCCTGCCCAAGCAGAACCTCTGA
- a CDS encoding DUF447 domain-containing protein yields the protein MLGVFEEGKVYEVLLVTESNVTPVGVVREGEKLRFKLFPGKSFREVLETGRASIQLTNDPELLVRTALNLPITLGFVEKNGYRWIEGLPGLYGRVERRVERWRDSLGETEVLLCELTPEGEIDGELPLRPFSRADCILVEMAVLFTRYRVKSEESLKEEILKMYSLYTYLGGTSPTARHIVELLTKESQTE from the coding sequence ATGCTCGGTGTTTTCGAGGAGGGGAAAGTTTACGAGGTTCTTCTCGTCACCGAGTCGAACGTCACCCCCGTGGGGGTTGTCAGAGAAGGTGAGAAGCTCAGGTTCAAGCTCTTTCCGGGGAAGAGCTTCCGAGAGGTTCTCGAAACCGGCAGGGCATCCATTCAGCTCACCAACGACCCGGAACTGCTCGTCAGGACTGCGCTAAACCTCCCAATAACGCTTGGGTTCGTCGAGAAAAACGGCTACCGCTGGATTGAGGGCCTGCCTGGCCTCTACGGCCGGGTCGAGCGCAGGGTCGAACGCTGGAGGGACAGCCTGGGGGAGACGGAGGTTCTGCTCTGCGAGCTTACTCCAGAAGGCGAAATCGATGGGGAACTCCCACTCAGACCTTTCAGCAGGGCGGACTGCATACTCGTGGAGATGGCCGTCCTATTCACCCGCTACCGTGTAAAGTCAGAGGAATCGCTAAAGGAGGAGATTCTTAAGATGTATTCACTTTACACCTACCTTGGTGGCACTTCACCCACCGCCCGGCATATTGTGGAGCTCTTGACAAAAGAATCTCAAACCGAGTGA